Genomic segment of Thunnus thynnus chromosome 21, fThuThy2.1, whole genome shotgun sequence:
TACCTTTGGAAGTCAACTAGAGACCAAGAGACCAGCTGTGCATATCTTATATAATAAAGCTCTATGTTTTTACTAATTGTGATCAGAAAAGGTCCCAGAATTATTTAAATGAGCATACTCGTTTGGTTCTTTTGCAACATTTACATCTGAGAAAACTGCTTCTTGTAAtagaaagtgaagagaaaattGTGGAGAGACAATCCTCTGAAGTAAAAagaataatgtaatttttcatcagGATTGTGTACCATTGATATGTTTTCATCTATATTTTTACCCACTCACAATGAAATAATGAGGCTAAACATAAGCAGGTAGAATTCTAGACCAGCTTGGATAAGAGTCACAGATGAGCTATATTACTAAACTTTGAAGCTGTATAATTATTACCAAATCTAACTCCTGTTGCTTTGATCTCTCTAATGCTGCTCAGCAGCGGACAGGAACAGTTCCAGGGGTTTCCTTGTAGTTTCAGCACCTGATGGGACCAGATTGGATGAGGTTAAGGGATTGATAATAACCTGCTTAACACAACTAGATGATACAGATCCTACTGACAATAATTTACTGTGATACAAATGTCTTTAGGTTGTatttcaaacattaaataatagGGAGAAAACAAGGTCAGGTTAACACAACATGTAAATCTTTGACCTGATATTTACTTTTTGCCAGATAATTCatagtaacattttttttaaacaaaggcCTAATAAATATTGAAATCAGTGCACATTTTTGgggatcctccagaatatccccAGGGATTTTGAAGTTTACCTGTAGATGTTTTATCCCTCTGAATAGCTGTGAAGGGAGACTTGTCAGCCGGTTGTTGGACAAATCCAGCTCTGTGAGGTCATTTAGACCAGAGAAAGACTCAGAGTCCAGGCTGCAATAACACCCAGTGATAGGATCAGTGGTAGTACAAGTACTGTAACACATACTTATACCAGTGAGGCAGTCCCCCTCAAATATTTTGCCTTATTTTGGTCTGTATGTTTTCAAAAGACTAGAGTTTTACAGAGATGTCTCAAAAATTTAACAAATTTAATGCACACTGACATCTTTATATCCTTAATTTAGTCTCCACATATTCAAAACTTGTTCCTATTAGTTTTTTATTTACCTGTGGATCATATTTccagacagagacagcactCTGAGGTGTGGTGCAACAGAGAAGTAGTGGGCTGGTATATTGGTCACCAGGTTATTGTCCAGGTGAAGTTCTACCAGTTTGGGAAAATGAGCCAGGGCTAGTCTGTCCTGCTCATTCAAAGTAATCTGGTTCCTCTCAATCACCAGTTTATTAATAGAGGTACCTTTGCCATCATAAGGAATGACTTCTTGACGGTTGGTTACGTTCTTTACCTGCTgatggatggacagacatgTTAAAGCTTTGAGCAAAATTGAAAACTTGGAATCGGCTGCATTCCTTCATACATTTCTCATAAAATTTGGTATGATCAAAGTTATAATAGATGATCAAtctgaataaacacagacacgAAGAGCATGAAAACATTCTtaaaaagtgtatttgtgtgagctGAAAATATTTCCACTAATTGCAATATTCACAGTTATAATAGAGATTTTCCTACCAGTTTGTCTGCTTCCACAACCTTATCATTGTTTCCCAGTACATTCATTGCTACCACAGCAATCATCCACCGCAGTAGAAGATGTTGCCGGCACCTGTCCATAATGCCTCCTAAAAAGAGGATAAGTAGAAAAACACTGAGTAACCGAATATAGAAGCTGTCTAgcagctaattgattaatctgtttgTCACTGAACCGCATATGTGTGCTTACAGGACGCTGCTACAAAGGCTAGAGTCTTTCTAAAGCATCACTTTGAGTTGAGCTTTATGGGTAAACAGATTTCCACAGGTtcctgtgtgcacatgtgttgcCACACACTTGATGCTGTTCATGACACATGTAGTTGCATGCTTTCAAAAAGTCAGATTAGAAACAGATTATTGCAAAATATTGCATCGTAACTCTTTAATATTACTGTCTGTCTTTAATATTACTCTTTTGAATTACATTTGTTCAAGAAAGAACATGCATGCAGAGCAGAGTGACAGTGAAACAGCTTTCATGTAACAACTAACACAGGAAGTAGAAGGACTAGATTAAGATGCTCTGAATAAATCCAAGTGAAAAGCACAAACTATCTTTCCATTTTctcagtatgtacagtatgtattccTTTTGATCCTTTTACCTTGCAGGCTACCACACATCTTCTTCTGAGCATGAAACCTCTCATGTAAACTTAGATAATTGGAAGGGTTCATCTAACTATTAACTGTAATCTAGGTAATCATAGTCATCATGGCATTTGTTTCCCCCAAAAGATATAAGACAAAATGTTGCACTCCAGTGGTAATGAAAACCTAATGTCTGGTTACTGACTGATCATTTTGTGTATGTACAACTAATAAACTGACAAGTCAACTGAAGAATTTAGGTGTGAAAGCTGAGTAAGGGTAAATGAGTTCTCTTTTCAAGGTACATCATGCAGGCAACAGTTAGCAGGAAACAACTACACCTATGCCAAGGCACATTCTCTGTATGCTAGCATACTTGActaataaaactgattctgatGAGAGGAACCAAGATCCACAAGACCAGCTGCTGagtaagacagaaaaataagcaaaaagaATATATAACAAAAAGCAGAACATTGGAGTGTcccttttttctcatttcttttctagaaaacaaactgtagaGTTCTTGAAAGTGGAATTCAGTGAAGAACACTCGCACCTGTTGAACCCATGTAGATATGTGTCAGCTGAATGACCTTTAACCTGCGTACACTACATCATCTGCCAGTGTCCTTACTGTTTTTTGTGcataatatttgtatatatatatctcagtagttaatttaattttttgccGTTTTACATCATATTATTGAATAATAACCAAAGACACCTACCTGTTCCTCTGCAAGCAGTAAGACAAACTAAATTCAGCTGTCGTCTCGAAGCAGCCAGCGCAGCAATAGACCTTTGTTCCTTGTTGTAAAACCTGAAGGCTGACATGCACGGTTTCTGCTAGCTAAACATTTATGACTGTGGAAGTCAAtccctccttccttttcttggaaacatctttaaaatatgtttgtatatCTATGAAATCTGTTTTTCCAAGTTGTATAGCCCATTTTAGGGAGGGAGTAAAGGAAGCAAGGGAAAAGGATCCGGTAATGGATGACAGAAGGAAGGGGGAACTGAAGGATAGAAAGGGATGGGGAAAAGAAGGGAAAGGCAAAAAAAGGAAGGTAGGTGAGAAACTTGGAAGAAAGGGAAGAATAAAGAAGCCACAAATGGATATATAGAGGGgaaaggaaagacaaagaagTTAAGGAGAAGGAATGGAGGATAGCAGTAAGCTAACAAACTGTTTCTACACATTTTTCCAGTCCATCTTGCATTCCTTCTACCCTTCCTTCatatacatccagctgtttaTCATAATTATTCTATCTATCTTATCTATGTCCTGGGTTTGAATATGACCTGGGACCTTGTCCCATGTCTAGGTCACCCTTAACTTCAACATGTCTCCTTTCTCATGTTATTGTCTGATAAAAGaccaataaagataaaaaaaaatgaaacaaataaatatctCCCCCCAccctgtttgtgtttgctctGCAGACGAGAGGAGGCTATCAGGGCCATTGAAGAGGAGATCAGGAGGGAAAGACGTGTTGCTGACGAGGTTGTCCAGGCCATGCCGGCCGCAAAGCAAGAGAAGTATTTCACCATGACAACAACCAATGAGGAGCTGCTACAGGTATTAATGTAGTTTTACACTAATACTGTCATGATCCTATACCTAGTAGGTATCAGTGTAACATATGTATCACACTGTTATGGCACTATTTCCTTATTAAGCTCTTTTAGAATGAACTTAACTGTAAATGTGTTGGTAATTTTACACGTTGTTGTCATGTTGGAGAAGGATATACTCATACTGTAGGTTAATCTGCTGCCATGTTCGTCACCATGTACAATAAGTCATTTTCCTTTCTCCATCTTctctttgtttattgtttttcagGAGCTGACTGTtctccaggaggagctggacaTCCTGCTGACCAGGAAGGAGGACTATGAAGCAGTGAGTTGGCTCaacaagaggagagaagggagggggcagggtgggagagaaagagaggaaatggaagggagaaaagagaagaagcat
This window contains:
- the LOC137173280 gene encoding leucine-rich repeat-containing protein 19-like isoform X2, whose product is MSAFRFYNKEQRSIAALAASRRQLNLVCLTACRGTGGIMDRCRQHLLLRWMIAVVAMNVLGNNDKVVEADKLVKNVTNRQEVIPYDGKGTSINKLVIERNQITLNEQDRLALAHFPKLVELHLDNNLVTNIPAHYFSVAPHLRVLSLSGNMIHSLDSESFSGLNDLTELDLSNNRLTSLPSQLFRGIKHLQVLKLQGNPWNCSCPLLSSIREIKATGVRFAGPPTKCVSPKRQAGKDLLEAAAKCYPSPPPSSTADPKNPVNFQQHQVSITLPKTTLTSSTTKNLGINKGRTVSIIYVDVQIKHNLMDTSLFPISTLQPQLDQTPVLGNTWKFTACVAASTLCIFMLIVGAIKGPSWYKLFHNYRHKRLQQEEDGREDTVSTVFSETGRHVSHQTFTFKQDDGQVEEEEEEDGYFEDPYIKREE
- the LOC137173280 gene encoding leucine-rich repeat-containing protein 19-like isoform X1, with the protein product MSAFRFYNKEQRSIAALAASRRQLNLVCLTACRGTGGIMDRCRQHLLLRWMIAVVAMNVLGNNDKVVEADKLQVKNVTNRQEVIPYDGKGTSINKLVIERNQITLNEQDRLALAHFPKLVELHLDNNLVTNIPAHYFSVAPHLRVLSLSGNMIHSLDSESFSGLNDLTELDLSNNRLTSLPSQLFRGIKHLQVLKLQGNPWNCSCPLLSSIREIKATGVRFAGPPTKCVSPKRQAGKDLLEAAAKCYPSPPPSSTADPKNPVNFQQHQVSITLPKTTLTSSTTKNLGINKGRTVSIIYVDVQIKHNLMDTSLFPISTLQPQLDQTPVLGNTWKFTACVAASTLCIFMLIVGAIKGPSWYKLFHNYRHKRLQQEEDGREDTVSTVFSETGRHVSHQTFTFKQDDGQVEEEEEEDGYFEDPYIKREE
- the LOC137173280 gene encoding leucine-rich repeat-containing protein 19-like isoform X3, coding for MSAFRFYNKEQRSIAALAASRRQLNLVCLTACRGTGGIMDRCRQHLLLRWMIAVVAMNVLGNNDKVVEADKLQVKNVTNRQEVIPYDGKGTSINKLVIERNQITLNEQDRLALAHFPKLVELHLDNNLVTNIPAHYFSVAPHLRVLSLSGNMIHSLDSESFSGLNDLTELDLSNNRLTSLPSQLFRGIKHLQVLKLQGNPWNCSCPLLSSIREIKATGVRFAGPPTKCVSPKRQAGKDLLEAAAKCYPSPPPSSTADPKNPVNFQQHQVSITLPKTTLTSSTTKNLGINKDQTPVLGNTWKFTACVAASTLCIFMLIVGAIKGPSWYKLFHNYRHKRLQQEEDGREDTVSTVFSETGRHVSHQTFTFKQDDGQVEEEEEEDGYFEDPYIKREE